From Pseudanabaena sp. PCC 6802, one genomic window encodes:
- the xrtO gene encoding exosortase O produces MSNKSSTARLGAQLEGTSARSLNMINTAVAGFTITTWLYANAASLQWLFDALISTSALNLLLIGSIAIGLVILTVVRRTKLEISTLPVMRAAPLALMWGSAIAAIALSWFIDIEQISVLLFLLGTYGLLGLFISPARWQQGIPVAAAIACVIPFSLQFTSGLGFTVRVLTSHIVEYLLSAQHIAAASSHDIIVLENGIAHVDLPCSGLKSLWAGTLFLLLTTWLEKRKFGFKWLLVYAACLTLLIAANVGRVMLLVVANNILQQPQLAQILHIPVGLIGFVGACGISWLLLRLVPHYPARSDSVLQHEDLRQIRVKLQKQTRTQNIVLIICLIGLALFPRPVFSNIPPLALGNIHWPDQMQLQPLPLTETELGFFNSQPTTKAEKQRFQFGNLSGSMLLVSSSSWRSYHAPELCFVGNGFKVDRMTQAKIAPDFPVRWLSLQDGKMSATYWLQSRSQTTDEFLARIWSDMSRQSRSWVMVSILFDRNRSPEQPEINAFATSVRGAIAQALE; encoded by the coding sequence ATGAGCAATAAATCTTCAACTGCACGACTAGGTGCACAGTTGGAAGGCACTTCGGCTCGGTCGCTCAATATGATTAATACGGCAGTTGCTGGCTTCACCATAACTACCTGGTTATATGCCAACGCTGCGTCTCTGCAATGGTTATTTGATGCACTCATCAGTACATCAGCCCTGAATCTTTTACTAATTGGGAGCATCGCGATTGGCCTGGTTATCTTAACTGTGGTGCGGCGTACCAAGCTGGAAATTTCGACTTTACCAGTGATGCGCGCTGCGCCGTTGGCTTTGATGTGGGGGTCAGCGATCGCGGCGATCGCCTTGAGTTGGTTTATCGATATCGAGCAGATTTCAGTGCTGTTATTTCTATTGGGTACCTATGGCTTATTGGGACTATTCATCTCGCCAGCACGCTGGCAGCAAGGTATACCAGTTGCCGCAGCGATCGCTTGCGTAATTCCATTTAGCTTGCAATTTACCAGTGGCTTGGGTTTCACAGTAAGGGTACTCACATCTCATATTGTGGAATACTTGCTTTCAGCACAGCATATCGCAGCAGCATCATCCCACGACATTATTGTTTTAGAGAATGGCATTGCTCATGTTGACTTGCCCTGTAGCGGACTTAAAAGTTTATGGGCGGGAACGCTGTTTTTACTTCTGACTACCTGGTTAGAGAAGCGTAAATTTGGATTCAAATGGTTGCTTGTTTATGCAGCCTGTTTGACGTTGCTGATTGCGGCAAATGTCGGGCGCGTTATGCTTTTGGTAGTAGCTAATAACATCCTGCAACAACCACAGTTAGCTCAAATTCTACACATCCCAGTTGGTCTGATTGGTTTTGTGGGAGCATGTGGAATCTCGTGGCTGCTACTCAGGCTCGTTCCACACTATCCTGCTAGATCGGATTCCGTCCTCCAGCATGAGGATTTACGACAAATAAGAGTGAAATTGCAAAAGCAAACTCGCACTCAGAATATCGTTCTAATTATTTGCCTGATCGGGCTAGCGCTTTTTCCCCGTCCCGTTTTCAGTAATATCCCACCCTTAGCGCTCGGCAATATCCACTGGCCCGACCAAATGCAGTTACAGCCACTACCGCTGACAGAAACCGAACTGGGATTTTTTAATAGTCAACCCACCACTAAAGCAGAAAAACAACGCTTCCAATTTGGTAATCTCTCCGGCTCGATGTTATTGGTCAGCAGTTCGTCCTGGCGCAGCTATCACGCTCCGGAGTTGTGTTTTGTGGGAAATGGATTCAAAGTCGATCGCATGACCCAAGCGAAGATAGCTCCTGACTTCCCAGTGCGCTGGCTTTCATTGCAGGATGGCAAAATGTCGGCAACCTATTGGTTGCAGTCGAGATCGCAAACAACAGATGAGTTCCTCGCTCGTATATGGAGCGATATGAGCCGACAGAGTCGGTCTTGGGTGATGGTTTCGATTTTATTCGATCGAAATCGAAGTCCAGAGCAGCCTGAAATTAATGCCTTTGCGACATCCGTACGCGGTGCGATCGCGCAGGCTTTAGAGTAG
- a CDS encoding ankyrin repeat domain-containing protein: MDEQLIDAIAKKDLHLVKELLAAGANPNARRGKKSAYQLVPRGADDIKCALIEAGAEDPELRHSLVWVIERGNVNTVRVLIAKGADVNVSTFSGTPIQVAARGGHTEIVELLIAVGADVDAGSGISTPLLEAIERGHSDIALHLIAAGADPNRLPDFGGTAAIALAAAQGSPTTIQALIASGADPNTKVPHIALNRLQMQQEAASNLSSAFGALESLGKLMESLEDIDDDEEVSSDRVTAIQNEIAQIESRSTPQTTERTKSEDARDTFPLIIASRCRRAEAVASLLAAGADPHRKDGEGMTAYDWAVRNEDTQVLAVLRQFGITETRLDVNEKLILASEQGNLVLVRECLAQGANANARDARSQNRDRTVLMLAASAGHLEIANALLAAGADPNLNDLSDRDANSHKGLRSLLEHSDPDTILSMGYRFGRTALMVAAASGHHEIVRQLLRAGAESNYKDAVDCTALALAVENNNLQAVEVLVSGGADVNRAITYGNTPLILACQKGAVEIGEFLLAQGADPMQMNRDRETTLMKAAAAGSLPLVQMLIARGVDVNAISKGRQTAISLAAGASHHVAVDRNDYSSGNYSREYSDDGTCWEYQPLPEDSIIEIVQALLQAGADPNLPNCEDTPLIAAARNGYLQLLQALLDRGARLDVRNRDGDTATYIAKLYNRQQVLEFLRASGTDLSSLKSEEIEDIDDDEDIDDDEDWGADLPQPDFSEAANSPGYQQAVADLAEMCGSTPVAIDGVPGWSSIHINSKQRQNIKTEEIQNQFLARGCFVYEPDCYRGDGPEKLCILPTTDKYDVIAVHQTNGCNYNIGPSDVVEWLRDLEAEQPFILTCIAHDTLAGRFLTAIADPESLAEKMYEFCPDIVDQGCGSVEILAESLAESDALFFWWD, translated from the coding sequence ATGGACGAGCAATTGATCGATGCGATCGCTAAGAAAGATTTGCACCTGGTCAAAGAATTGCTGGCAGCGGGGGCTAATCCTAATGCTCGTCGGGGCAAGAAGAGTGCGTACCAACTGGTGCCTCGCGGTGCTGATGATATCAAGTGCGCCTTGATCGAAGCGGGCGCTGAAGATCCAGAATTGCGCCATTCGCTAGTTTGGGTAATCGAGCGAGGCAACGTCAATACGGTGCGAGTGCTGATTGCTAAGGGTGCAGATGTGAATGTCTCTACATTTAGCGGGACTCCAATTCAGGTGGCGGCGCGGGGCGGCCATACTGAGATTGTCGAATTACTAATTGCTGTAGGTGCAGATGTGGATGCTGGAAGTGGTATTAGTACGCCTCTGCTAGAAGCCATCGAGCGCGGACATTCAGATATTGCGCTTCATCTAATTGCCGCAGGAGCTGACCCCAATCGGCTGCCAGATTTTGGCGGTACCGCCGCGATCGCATTGGCAGCGGCGCAGGGTTCTCCAACCACAATTCAAGCTCTAATTGCATCTGGTGCAGATCCCAACACTAAAGTACCGCATATTGCGCTCAATCGCTTGCAAATGCAGCAAGAGGCTGCATCTAATCTAAGCTCGGCATTTGGTGCTTTAGAGTCTTTAGGCAAGCTGATGGAATCGTTAGAAGATATAGATGACGATGAAGAAGTATCTAGCGATCGCGTGACCGCGATCCAAAATGAAATAGCTCAAATTGAATCTAGATCGACACCACAAACCACAGAAAGAACAAAATCTGAAGATGCTAGAGATACATTTCCCCTAATTATTGCCTCTCGTTGCCGTCGTGCCGAAGCCGTAGCAAGTTTATTGGCAGCGGGAGCCGACCCGCATCGCAAAGATGGAGAGGGTATGACAGCCTACGATTGGGCAGTTCGGAATGAAGATACCCAAGTGCTAGCGGTGTTGCGTCAGTTTGGGATTACAGAAACAAGACTTGATGTGAATGAGAAACTCATCCTCGCTAGCGAGCAAGGCAATTTGGTACTCGTCCGAGAGTGCTTAGCGCAAGGGGCGAATGCCAATGCCCGCGATGCTCGCAGTCAAAACCGAGATCGAACCGTTCTGATGCTGGCAGCATCTGCCGGCCATTTAGAAATTGCGAACGCCCTACTGGCAGCCGGAGCCGACCCTAATCTTAACGATCTGAGCGATCGCGATGCAAATTCTCACAAAGGACTCAGATCCTTATTGGAACACTCCGATCCAGATACTATTCTCAGTATGGGTTACAGATTTGGCAGGACGGCTCTGATGGTAGCCGCTGCATCCGGGCACCATGAGATTGTACGGCAGCTATTGCGAGCGGGTGCCGAGTCCAACTACAAGGACGCAGTAGACTGTACGGCTCTGGCTTTAGCAGTAGAAAACAACAACCTGCAAGCAGTTGAAGTATTGGTGAGCGGGGGGGCTGATGTGAATCGCGCGATAACCTATGGCAATACCCCTCTGATCCTGGCTTGCCAAAAAGGGGCAGTTGAAATTGGGGAGTTTTTACTGGCGCAAGGTGCCGATCCCATGCAAATGAATCGCGATCGCGAAACCACCCTGATGAAAGCAGCCGCAGCGGGAAGTTTACCCCTAGTGCAAATGCTAATCGCGCGTGGAGTTGACGTAAATGCGATCTCAAAGGGAAGACAAACCGCGATTTCCTTAGCAGCCGGAGCGAGCCATCACGTCGCAGTCGATCGCAACGACTACAGTTCTGGCAATTATTCCAGGGAATATAGCGATGATGGTACCTGTTGGGAATATCAGCCGCTGCCGGAAGATAGCATCATAGAAATCGTCCAGGCTCTACTCCAGGCAGGTGCCGATCCTAATCTCCCCAACTGCGAAGATACGCCTCTAATCGCAGCAGCCCGTAACGGATATTTACAACTGTTGCAGGCTCTGCTCGACCGAGGGGCACGGTTAGATGTCAGGAATCGAGATGGAGATACAGCGACATATATAGCTAAACTTTACAATCGCCAGCAGGTTCTAGAGTTTCTGCGCGCATCAGGTACTGACTTAAGCTCGCTTAAGTCAGAGGAAATAGAAGACATCGATGATGACGAAGATATCGATGATGACGAAGATTGGGGAGCAGATTTGCCGCAACCTGACTTCTCAGAAGCTGCCAATAGCCCTGGCTATCAGCAGGCAGTGGCAGATTTAGCTGAGATGTGCGGCAGTACTCCAGTGGCGATCGATGGGGTACCGGGTTGGTCTTCCATCCACATCAATAGCAAGCAGCGCCAGAATATCAAAACCGAAGAAATCCAAAATCAATTTCTCGCACGCGGTTGTTTTGTCTACGAACCAGATTGCTATCGCGGCGACGGGCCAGAGAAGCTTTGTATTCTACCTACTACTGACAAATATGATGTAATTGCAGTGCATCAAACCAATGGGTGCAATTATAACATCGGGCCGAGCGATGTGGTGGAATGGCTGCGCGATCTCGAAGCCGAGCAACCGTTTATTTTGACTTGTATAGCTCACGATACTTTAGCAGGAAGATTTCTGACAGCGATCGCCGATCCAGAAAGCTTAGCTGAGAAGATGTATGAATTTTGCCCAGATATCGTCGATCAGGGCTGCGGTTCCGTTGAGATATTGGCTGAAAGTCTAGCAGAAAGCGATGCTCTATTTTTCTGGTGGGATTGA
- a CDS encoding urease accessory UreF family protein, which produces MPDAITLMRLLQLASSTLPVGAYSYSEGLEYLVDCGTINSPDRLHHWLAQELSCGAIRVEAAVLVRAYEAIATQNLNALWYWNNWLSAARETEELRYQSWQMGQSLMRLLPSLQPDSDFSFANNRNCNFAIAFAIAAANWQIDRHTAAIAYLYSWASNLVGAGVKLIPLGQTMGQQILRDLQPQIANTAQQVIQPGDDVLEACTWGLSLASMAHETQYTRLFRS; this is translated from the coding sequence ATGCCTGATGCAATTACCTTGATGCGACTGCTACAACTAGCAAGCTCAACTTTACCTGTGGGAGCCTACAGTTACTCCGAGGGGCTTGAGTATCTGGTGGATTGCGGCACAATTAATAGCCCCGATCGCTTGCATCACTGGCTCGCGCAAGAACTGTCGTGTGGTGCGATTCGGGTGGAAGCAGCGGTTTTGGTAAGGGCTTATGAGGCGATCGCGACTCAAAACCTCAACGCACTTTGGTATTGGAATAACTGGCTGTCCGCTGCCCGCGAAACAGAGGAATTGCGTTACCAGAGCTGGCAAATGGGACAGAGCCTGATGCGCTTGCTGCCGAGCTTGCAGCCAGACTCGGACTTCTCTTTTGCAAACAATCGTAACTGCAATTTCGCGATCGCCTTTGCGATCGCGGCTGCTAACTGGCAGATCGATCGTCATACTGCGGCGATCGCTTACCTCTACAGTTGGGCCAGCAATCTGGTGGGTGCTGGGGTAAAACTGATTCCTTTAGGGCAAACTATGGGGCAGCAAATCCTGAGAGATTTACAACCCCAAATTGCCAATACCGCCCAGCAAGTTATCCAGCCTGGCGATGATGTCCTGGAAGCCTGTACCTGGGGGCTGTCTCTAGCTAGCATGGCACATGAAACCCAATACACCAGACTGTTTCGTAGTTAG
- the ureE gene encoding urease accessory protein UreE, whose translation MLTLTERLIADRHVQVNLTLPLTAEERRRSRKQFTTAEGVTVKLNLARGTVLQHGDILAGEDVSAGTSQTTKQLVRVIAKPEPTIAVTARTPLDLLRAAYHLGNRHIPLEIALDRLRLEPDPVLVDMLQQMGLHAIEEIAPFQPEAGAYASQAQHADSHHHSHA comes from the coding sequence ATGCTGACCCTCACCGAACGCCTTATTGCCGATCGCCATGTCCAGGTCAATCTCACCCTACCTCTGACTGCTGAGGAGCGTCGTCGCAGCCGCAAGCAATTCACAACGGCTGAGGGGGTTACCGTGAAACTAAATTTAGCCAGAGGCACGGTGTTGCAGCATGGTGACATCTTGGCCGGTGAAGACGTATCTGCCGGCACGAGTCAAACTACGAAACAACTGGTGAGGGTGATTGCCAAACCCGAACCCACGATCGCCGTGACTGCCCGCACACCTCTGGATTTGCTCCGCGCTGCCTACCACCTCGGCAACCGCCACATCCCACTCGAAATCGCGTTAGATCGTCTCAGATTAGAGCCAGATCCCGTTCTAGTCGATATGCTGCAACAAATGGGATTGCACGCCATCGAAGAGATTGCCCCCTTTCAACCAGAAGCTGGAGCCTATGCCAGCCAAGCTCAGCACGCAGACAGCCATCATCATTCCCATGCCTGA
- the murD gene encoding UDP-N-acetylmuramoyl-L-alanine--D-glutamate ligase: MPDAYVLGLGQSGFSAARLLKANGWQVRVGDRGSTPELMQRRTQLLNQDIQVELGQDFSFDRNGYRTDSIVVSPGIPWDHPMLLQARDLGIETIGEVELAWRYLSQYPWVGITGTNGKTTTTALTAAIFQGAGYNAPACGNIGKAICELAEPGSPPWDWIIAELSSYQIESAPSVQPQIGVWTTFTPDHLNRHYTIEAYCNVKASLLRRSQQTVLNGDDPFLAENGRSLFPDAIWTSCTGSMPEAVERGAIVRDDWVIFAGSPVLPLSKFKLLGEHNKQNLLVAVAASKLAGIDSESIERSVAQFKGVPHRLEHICNYQGINLINDSKATNYDAAEVGLKSVEGPVILIAGGESKKGNAEAWLQAIARKAVFTLLIGQAASEFAELFNRVGYSHYEDVQTMDAAVPKAIALAAELNATAVLLSPACASFDQFANFEQRGDRFRRLCLAICEGDS; encoded by the coding sequence ATGCCCGATGCGTATGTTTTGGGATTGGGACAATCCGGGTTTTCCGCCGCCCGTTTACTAAAGGCAAATGGATGGCAAGTCAGAGTAGGCGATCGCGGTTCTACCCCCGAACTTATGCAACGCCGCACGCAACTTCTCAATCAGGACATTCAGGTTGAGCTAGGTCAAGATTTCAGTTTCGATCGCAACGGTTATCGCACGGATTCGATCGTGGTTAGCCCCGGTATTCCATGGGATCATCCCATGCTGCTCCAAGCTAGAGATCTGGGAATTGAGACGATTGGCGAAGTCGAACTAGCATGGCGCTATCTCAGTCAATATCCCTGGGTAGGTATTACTGGCACAAATGGCAAGACCACAACCACTGCACTCACTGCGGCAATTTTTCAAGGCGCTGGTTACAACGCCCCTGCCTGCGGCAATATTGGCAAGGCCATCTGCGAGCTAGCGGAGCCAGGCAGTCCTCCATGGGACTGGATTATTGCCGAGCTTAGCAGCTATCAGATTGAATCGGCTCCTAGCGTCCAGCCTCAAATTGGGGTTTGGACGACATTTACGCCCGATCACCTCAACCGCCACTACACGATCGAAGCGTACTGTAATGTTAAAGCTTCTCTTTTGCGTCGATCGCAGCAAACTGTCTTGAACGGAGACGATCCTTTCCTGGCCGAAAATGGGCGATCGCTATTTCCTGATGCCATCTGGACTAGCTGTACGGGTAGCATGCCGGAAGCCGTCGAGCGCGGCGCGATCGTTCGAGATGATTGGGTAATTTTTGCAGGCTCCCCCGTCCTGCCATTATCGAAATTCAAGTTATTGGGAGAGCATAACAAGCAAAACTTACTGGTAGCTGTTGCCGCCAGCAAGCTAGCAGGGATTGACTCGGAAAGTATCGAGCGATCGGTAGCCCAGTTTAAAGGCGTTCCCCACCGCCTCGAACATATATGCAATTACCAGGGCATTAACCTGATCAACGACAGTAAGGCCACGAACTACGATGCCGCCGAGGTCGGTCTGAAATCTGTAGAAGGGCCGGTAATTCTGATCGCGGGCGGTGAGTCTAAGAAGGGCAATGCCGAAGCCTGGCTCCAGGCGATCGCCCGCAAAGCCGTATTTACTCTATTAATCGGGCAAGCAGCGTCGGAATTTGCGGAACTATTCAACCGCGTTGGATATTCGCACTACGAAGACGTGCAGACGATGGATGCCGCCGTACCCAAAGCGATCGCCCTAGCAGCAGAGCTAAATGCCACGGCAGTTTTACTATCTCCCGCCTGTGCCAGCTTCGATCAATTCGCTAATTTTGAGCAACGCGGCGATCGTTTCCGTCGCCTATGTTTGGCAATTTGTGAAGGTGATAGTTAA
- the hisE gene encoding phosphoribosyl-ATP diphosphatase: MSDPLSELFAVIEDRRVNPKPDSYTCKLFDGGDNRILKKIGEEAAEVVMACKDDDPDAIASEVADLLYHTLVAMSYHHVNVQSVYEKLAQRR, translated from the coding sequence ATGAGCGATCCACTTTCCGAACTTTTTGCGGTAATCGAGGATCGTCGGGTCAACCCCAAACCCGATTCCTACACCTGTAAGCTGTTTGATGGTGGGGACAATCGCATATTGAAGAAAATAGGCGAAGAAGCGGCAGAAGTGGTAATGGCTTGCAAAGATGACGATCCAGATGCGATCGCCTCAGAAGTGGCAGATTTGCTATATCACACTTTAGTAGCGATGTCCTATCATCATGTCAACGTGCAAAGCGTCTATGAGAAGCTAGCTCAACGTCGCTAA
- the rplL gene encoding 50S ribosomal protein L7/L12, producing MSATTDQIIEQLKTLTLLEAAELVKAIEETFGVSAAAPVGGVVMAAPAAGGGAAAEEVEEKTSFDLILDEVPADKKIAVLKIVREITGLGLKDAKDLVEAAPKTVKEGMPKADAEAAKKQIEEAGGKVSIK from the coding sequence ATGTCTGCTACTACCGACCAAATCATCGAACAACTGAAGACCTTAACCCTGCTCGAAGCTGCTGAGTTAGTTAAGGCAATTGAAGAAACCTTCGGCGTTTCTGCTGCTGCCCCTGTGGGTGGTGTTGTCATGGCTGCCCCCGCTGCGGGTGGCGGCGCTGCTGCTGAAGAAGTTGAAGAAAAGACCTCCTTCGACCTCATATTAGACGAAGTGCCCGCCGATAAGAAGATTGCCGTTCTGAAGATCGTGCGCGAAATTACCGGTTTGGGTCTGAAGGATGCGAAGGATCTAGTCGAAGCTGCACCGAAAACCGTTAAGGAAGGTATGCCCAAAGCTGATGCGGAAGCTGCTAAGAAACAGATCGAAGAAGCTGGCGGTAAAGTCTCCATCAAGTAG
- the rplJ gene encoding 50S ribosomal protein L10: MGRSLADKEAALAELEAQLSDTQMVMVIDYSTLSVAEITKLRRQLRPTGTVCKVAKNTLMRKAIASHEQWQPMEQFLKGSSACLLVKEDIAGAIKAYQGFQKETKKTELRGGVLEGRALTQADLKAIADLPSREVLLAQIAGAINGVATKLAVGIKEVPQSLGRAIKAIHEKEAA, from the coding sequence ATGGGAAGAAGTCTGGCCGATAAAGAAGCCGCACTAGCAGAGTTAGAAGCACAGCTATCTGACACGCAGATGGTGATGGTAATTGATTACTCCACCCTGAGCGTGGCGGAAATTACCAAGCTCCGCCGCCAACTGCGCCCGACAGGTACGGTATGCAAGGTGGCGAAGAACACGTTGATGCGCAAAGCGATCGCATCTCACGAGCAGTGGCAGCCAATGGAGCAGTTCCTGAAGGGATCGTCGGCTTGCCTGCTGGTTAAGGAAGATATCGCTGGTGCGATCAAAGCCTACCAAGGTTTCCAAAAGGAAACCAAAAAGACGGAGTTGCGCGGTGGCGTGCTCGAAGGTCGCGCTTTAACTCAAGCGGATCTAAAAGCGATCGCCGATCTGCCATCTCGCGAAGTACTGCTGGCACAGATCGCGGGTGCGATTAATGGCGTTGCTACCAAACTGGCTGTCGGTATCAAAGAAGTACCGCAATCTCTGGGCAGAGCAATCAAGGCAATTCACGAAAAAGAAGCTGCCTGA